In Modestobacter versicolor, a single genomic region encodes these proteins:
- a CDS encoding MOSC domain-containing protein encodes MSDSTVGQVASISVYPVKSLGGRTVPAAEVDEAGLRGDRAWSVVDAGTGERVTVKTTPRMREVVATGDTEADTITLTEVLGRPVRLARSAAGPQVDAAAVHLVSRGAIARAAEGDVPEGCSADDPRANLVLELTGDGDERSWVGRRLRVGEALLEVVRTPKHCLGVYAEVRHPGRVAEGDAVVLTDELG; translated from the coding sequence GTGAGCGACAGCACGGTGGGCCAGGTGGCCTCGATCTCGGTCTACCCGGTCAAGTCCCTGGGCGGGCGGACGGTCCCCGCGGCGGAGGTCGACGAGGCCGGGCTGCGCGGTGACCGGGCCTGGTCGGTGGTCGACGCCGGCACGGGTGAGCGGGTCACCGTCAAGACGACGCCGCGGATGCGCGAGGTCGTCGCCACCGGGGACACCGAGGCGGACACGATCACCCTCACCGAGGTGCTGGGCCGCCCGGTGCGGCTGGCCCGCTCGGCGGCCGGCCCGCAGGTCGACGCCGCGGCCGTGCACCTGGTCTCCCGCGGCGCGATCGCCCGGGCCGCCGAGGGCGACGTCCCCGAGGGCTGCTCGGCCGACGACCCGCGGGCCAACCTGGTGCTCGAGCTGACCGGCGACGGCGACGAGCGCTCCTGGGTCGGCCGCCGGCTGCGGGTGGGGGAGGCGCTGCTCGAGGTCGTCCGCACCCCCAAGCACTGCCTGGGCGTCTACGCCGAGGTGCGGCACCCGGGCCGGGTGGCCGAGGGCGACGCCGTCGTCCTCACCGACGAACTGGGCTGA
- a CDS encoding HNH endonuclease, with protein MALDRVARLHAAVQRDGPTCIWCGRTFTDQVLPSTEHVVPRVKGGPSWLENEVAACRRCNADRGHTAPVEWLEECQRRGWQPDEQRLTRVLTALAAAIAERGGQRRARPYLDAQLRRLRRRGGDDRRVASGG; from the coding sequence ATGGCACTGGACCGCGTGGCCCGCCTGCACGCGGCCGTGCAGCGCGACGGCCCCACCTGCATCTGGTGCGGCCGCACGTTCACCGACCAGGTCCTCCCGTCCACCGAGCACGTCGTCCCGCGGGTCAAGGGCGGCCCCTCCTGGCTGGAGAACGAGGTCGCCGCCTGCCGCCGGTGCAACGCCGACCGCGGGCACACCGCGCCGGTGGAGTGGCTGGAGGAGTGCCAGCGCCGCGGCTGGCAGCCCGACGAGCAGCGGCTGACCCGGGTGCTCACCGCGCTGGCCGCGGCGATCGCCGAGCGCGGCGGGCAGCGCCGGGCCCGGCCCTACCTGGACGCCCAGCTGCGCCGGTTGCGCCGCCGGGGCGGGGACGACCGTCGCGTAGCGTCGGGCGGGTGA
- a CDS encoding TIGR02611 family protein has protein sequence MSARRSLDTPYRVLVGLVGAVVVAFGIVTIPLPGPGWLTVIAGLFVLATEFAWAERLLEYTRRRVAQWTEWLGRQALWVRVGVALLTAAFVYGVLVVTLHVTGVPGWVPGWVPLWH, from the coding sequence ATCAGCGCCCGCCGCAGCCTGGACACCCCCTACCGGGTGCTGGTCGGCCTGGTGGGCGCGGTCGTCGTCGCCTTCGGCATCGTCACCATCCCGCTGCCCGGCCCCGGCTGGCTGACGGTCATCGCCGGGCTGTTCGTGCTCGCGACCGAGTTCGCCTGGGCCGAGCGGCTGCTGGAGTACACCCGGCGCCGGGTGGCCCAGTGGACCGAGTGGCTGGGCCGGCAGGCGCTGTGGGTCCGGGTCGGGGTGGCGCTGCTGACCGCGGCGTTCGTCTACGGCGTGCTGGTGGTGACGCTGCACGTCACGGGCGTGCCGGGGTGGGTCCCGGGGTGGGTGCCGCTGTGGCACTGA
- a CDS encoding anti-sigma factor — protein MSHAMGPEHRDEEHRGWDELAVGFALHALEPEDETRFTDHLAGCDRCAETVAETVEVMAAMAGDLPQAEPSDGLRERLRAAVEETEQLPPAARPVEQPAAPPVLRPAPVPVPVPAGGGFGDLRPPRPVRTADHRPSWRRVLPTALVAAAVAAVLSLGAWNVALTSDRDAAQATAAEQSEMLDALLEPGRAAVAPVVEDGRTVATVVAREDELRVVSDGLPVNDDNAQTYVVWGLADGGLPQALGVFDVVTPQMDLRTVGSTATGLDEYPVYAISIEPGRQAPSFPTEIIGQGEVAS, from the coding sequence ATGAGCCACGCGATGGGCCCGGAGCACCGGGACGAGGAGCACCGCGGCTGGGACGAGCTCGCCGTGGGCTTCGCGCTGCACGCGCTGGAGCCGGAGGACGAGACCCGGTTCACCGACCACCTGGCCGGCTGCGACCGCTGCGCGGAGACCGTCGCCGAGACCGTCGAGGTCATGGCCGCCATGGCCGGCGACCTGCCGCAGGCCGAGCCCTCCGACGGGCTGCGGGAGCGGCTGCGCGCCGCCGTCGAGGAGACCGAGCAGCTGCCGCCGGCCGCGCGCCCGGTGGAGCAGCCCGCCGCACCGCCGGTCCTGCGGCCCGCGCCGGTGCCGGTGCCCGTGCCCGCGGGCGGCGGGTTCGGCGACCTGCGCCCGCCGCGGCCGGTGCGCACCGCCGACCACCGCCCGTCCTGGCGCCGGGTGCTGCCCACCGCGCTGGTCGCCGCCGCCGTCGCCGCGGTGCTCTCGCTGGGTGCCTGGAACGTCGCCCTCACCAGCGACCGGGACGCCGCGCAGGCGACCGCCGCCGAGCAGTCGGAGATGCTGGACGCCCTGCTCGAGCCCGGGCGTGCGGCCGTCGCCCCGGTCGTCGAGGACGGCCGCACGGTCGCCACCGTGGTCGCCCGGGAGGACGAGCTGCGGGTGGTCAGCGACGGCCTGCCGGTCAACGACGACAACGCCCAGACCTACGTCGTCTGGGGTCTGGCCGACGGCGGCCTGCCGCAGGCGCTCGGGGTGTTCGACGTGGTCACTCCACAGATGGACCTGCGGACCGTAGGCTCGACCGCGACCGGGCTCGACGAGTACCCCGTGTACGCCATCAGCATCGAGCCGGGTCGTCAGGCTCCGTCGTTCCCCACGGAGATCATCGGGCAAGGTGAGGTGGCGAGCTGA
- a CDS encoding sigma-70 family RNA polymerase sigma factor: MGLVSRPPRSPEDSAADLELVRRVAAGDRGAVDDLYQRFRRPAFALARRVLGDDVLAEDVLQDVFLGIWRDPGAFDGTRGSVASWLLAMVHHKAVDAVRREESHRRRQARAEEDLVLSAPTQTTDVEDTAWERIVAERVRSALHALPAPQREALTLAYYGGYTQREVAALTDTPLGTVKTRMLAGMRRLKDTLGTGLPGSTPADGTAR, encoded by the coding sequence ATGGGCCTCGTGAGCCGACCTCCCCGCAGCCCCGAGGACAGCGCGGCTGACCTCGAGCTGGTCCGCCGCGTCGCCGCCGGCGACCGCGGCGCGGTCGACGACCTCTACCAGCGCTTCCGCCGGCCGGCCTTCGCGCTCGCCCGCCGGGTGCTCGGCGACGACGTGCTGGCCGAGGACGTGCTGCAGGACGTGTTCCTGGGCATCTGGCGCGACCCGGGCGCCTTCGACGGCACCCGCGGCAGCGTGGCCTCCTGGCTCCTGGCGATGGTGCACCACAAGGCCGTCGACGCCGTCCGCCGCGAGGAGTCGCACCGCCGCCGGCAGGCCCGGGCCGAGGAGGACCTCGTGCTCTCCGCGCCGACCCAGACGACCGACGTCGAGGACACCGCCTGGGAGCGCATCGTCGCCGAGCGGGTGCGCAGCGCGCTGCACGCCCTGCCGGCCCCGCAGCGGGAGGCGTTGACGCTCGCCTACTACGGCGGCTACACCCAGCGGGAGGTGGCCGCCCTCACCGACACCCCGCTGGGCACCGTGAAGACCCGCATGCTGGCCGGGATGCGCCGGCTGAAGGACACGCTGGGCACCGGTCTGCCCGGCTCCACCCCCGCCGACGGGACCGCACGATGA
- a CDS encoding SsgA family sporulation/cell division regulator: MARYPRSGCTARTTFHLVGPQTWTAVPAALVYDSADPFAVRVRFGDDGPDDVDGTTYDAPDDDGGVEWLLSRDLLRTGLTAPVGEGDVRLWPARGGLDVVFLQLRAPSGEALFELSGAVVGDFLRETELLVPAGTESDALGVDDELSALLRGGTDNPTGR, from the coding sequence ATGGCGCGCTACCCGAGGTCCGGCTGCACTGCTCGCACCACCTTCCACCTGGTCGGCCCCCAGACCTGGACGGCCGTCCCGGCCGCCCTGGTCTACGACTCGGCCGACCCCTTCGCGGTCCGGGTGCGCTTCGGCGACGACGGCCCCGACGACGTCGACGGCACGACCTACGACGCCCCGGACGACGACGGCGGCGTGGAGTGGCTGCTGAGCCGCGACCTGCTGCGCACCGGCCTCACCGCCCCGGTCGGCGAGGGCGACGTGCGCCTCTGGCCGGCCCGCGGCGGCCTCGACGTGGTCTTCCTGCAGCTGCGCGCCCCCTCGGGCGAGGCGCTGTTCGAGCTGTCCGGTGCCGTGGTCGGCGACTTCCTCCGGGAGACCGAGCTGCTCGTCCCGGCCGGCACGGAGAGTGACGCGCTCGGCGTCGACGACGAGCTGTCGGCGCTGCTGCGCGGCGGCACGGACAACCCCACGGGGCGCTGA
- a CDS encoding VOC family protein, with protein MPEQKIIPNLWFDSQAEEAAHYYIDVLGSGRVIGLTHYPEGAPGPAGTVMSVDFEAGGMRFVGINGGPLFPFTEAVSFQIDCADQAEVDRFWDRFLADGGEASQCGWLKDRYGLSWQVVPRGMEELFADPDPARAQRAVQAMLQMTKLDVAALRAAADGVPVG; from the coding sequence ATGCCCGAGCAGAAGATCATCCCGAACCTGTGGTTCGACAGCCAGGCCGAGGAGGCGGCGCACTACTACATCGACGTCCTCGGCTCCGGCCGCGTCATCGGCCTCACGCACTACCCGGAGGGCGCGCCCGGCCCCGCCGGCACGGTGATGTCGGTGGACTTCGAGGCCGGCGGCATGCGCTTCGTCGGCATCAACGGCGGGCCGCTGTTCCCGTTCACCGAGGCCGTGTCCTTCCAGATCGACTGCGCCGACCAGGCCGAGGTCGACCGGTTCTGGGACCGCTTCCTCGCCGACGGCGGCGAGGCGAGCCAGTGCGGCTGGCTCAAGGACCGGTACGGGCTGTCCTGGCAGGTCGTGCCGCGGGGGATGGAGGAGCTGTTCGCCGACCCGGACCCTGCCCGCGCCCAGCGCGCGGTGCAGGCGATGCTGCAGATGACGAAGCTCGACGTGGCCGCGCTGCGGGCCGCCGCGGACGGCGTGCCGGTCGGCTGA
- the coaE gene encoding dephospho-CoA kinase — protein sequence MLRIGLTGGIGSGKSTVAALLAERGARMVDADRIAREVVAPGTPGLAAVVAEFGEGVLTADGALDRPALAAVVFADPAARARLDAVVHPLVRARAAELVAAAPPDGVVVQDVPLLVETGQAGSYDLVLVVETDLETRVARLVERGLPAEDARARIASQASDEERRAVADVVLRNDGDRAALAEQVARFWTERVEPALR from the coding sequence GTGCTGAGGATCGGGCTGACCGGCGGGATCGGATCGGGCAAGAGCACCGTGGCCGCGTTGCTGGCCGAGCGCGGCGCCCGGATGGTCGACGCCGACCGGATCGCGCGGGAGGTCGTGGCGCCGGGCACGCCGGGGCTGGCCGCGGTCGTCGCGGAGTTCGGCGAGGGCGTGCTGACCGCCGACGGCGCCCTGGACCGCCCGGCGCTGGCCGCCGTGGTGTTCGCCGACCCCGCCGCCCGGGCTCGTCTGGACGCCGTCGTCCACCCGCTGGTGCGCGCGCGGGCCGCCGAGCTGGTCGCTGCCGCCCCGCCGGACGGCGTGGTGGTCCAGGACGTCCCGCTGCTGGTGGAGACCGGGCAGGCGGGCTCCTACGACCTCGTGCTCGTCGTGGAGACCGACCTGGAGACCCGGGTGGCCCGGCTGGTCGAGCGCGGGCTGCCCGCCGAGGACGCCCGGGCCCGGATCGCCAGCCAGGCCAGCGACGAGGAGCGCCGCGCGGTGGCCGACGTGGTGCTGCGCAACGACGGCGACCGGGCCGCCCTGGCGGAGCAGGTGGCGCGGTTCTGGACCGAGCGGGTCGAGCCGGCCCTGCGCTGA
- the rpsA gene encoding 30S ribosomal protein S1: protein MTSTQVRPDSTPQIAVNDIGTAEDFLAAIDQTIKYFNDGDIVEGVIVKVDRDEVLLDIGYKTEGVIPSRELSIKHDVDPTEVVKVGDEVEALVLQKEDKEGRLILSKKRAQYERAWGTIEAKKEADEVVTGTVIEVVKGGLILDIGLRGFLPASLVEMRRVRDLQPYVGRELEAKIIELDKNRNNVVLSRRQWLEQTQSEVRSEFLNKLAKGQVRTGVVSSIVNFGAFVDLGGVDGLVHVSELSWKHIDHPSEVVEVGQEVTVEVLDVDLDRERVSLSLKATQEDPWRQFARTHQIGQVVPGKVTKLVPFGAFVRVDEGIEGLVHISELAERHVEIPEQVVQVGDEILVKVIDIDLDRRRISLSLKQANEGVIGDEEQFDPAAYGMAAQYDDQGNYVYPEGFDSDTGEWLEGYDSAREEWERQYAEAQARFEAHRKQIAEAKAADAEAAAGGSYSSAAEPEGDVPSTGGGTLASDEALAALRAKLAGGE from the coding sequence ATGACCTCCACCCAGGTCCGTCCTGACAGCACCCCCCAGATCGCGGTGAACGACATCGGCACCGCCGAGGACTTCCTCGCCGCGATCGACCAGACCATCAAGTACTTCAACGACGGCGACATCGTCGAAGGCGTGATCGTCAAGGTCGACCGGGACGAGGTGCTGCTGGACATCGGCTACAAGACCGAGGGCGTCATCCCCTCGCGTGAGCTGTCCATCAAGCACGACGTCGACCCGACCGAGGTCGTCAAGGTCGGCGACGAGGTGGAAGCCCTCGTCCTCCAGAAGGAGGACAAGGAAGGCCGGCTCATCCTGTCCAAGAAGCGGGCTCAGTACGAGCGCGCCTGGGGCACGATCGAGGCCAAGAAGGAAGCCGACGAGGTCGTCACCGGCACCGTCATCGAGGTCGTCAAGGGCGGCCTGATCCTCGACATCGGCCTGCGCGGGTTCCTCCCCGCCTCGCTGGTCGAGATGCGCCGCGTCCGCGACCTGCAGCCCTACGTGGGCCGCGAGCTCGAGGCGAAGATCATCGAGCTCGACAAGAACCGCAACAACGTCGTCCTGTCCCGTCGCCAGTGGCTGGAGCAGACCCAGTCCGAGGTCCGCAGCGAGTTCCTCAACAAGCTCGCCAAGGGCCAGGTCCGCACGGGCGTCGTCTCCTCGATCGTCAACTTCGGTGCCTTCGTGGACCTGGGTGGCGTCGACGGCCTGGTGCACGTCTCCGAGCTGTCCTGGAAGCACATCGACCACCCGTCCGAGGTCGTCGAGGTGGGCCAGGAGGTCACCGTCGAGGTCCTCGACGTCGACCTGGACCGCGAGCGGGTCTCCCTGTCGCTGAAGGCGACGCAGGAGGACCCGTGGCGCCAGTTCGCCCGCACGCACCAGATCGGGCAGGTCGTCCCCGGCAAGGTCACCAAGCTGGTCCCCTTCGGTGCGTTCGTGCGCGTCGACGAGGGCATCGAGGGCCTGGTGCACATCTCCGAGCTGGCCGAGCGTCACGTGGAGATCCCGGAGCAGGTCGTGCAGGTCGGCGACGAGATCCTGGTCAAGGTCATCGACATCGACCTGGACCGCCGCCGCATCTCGCTGTCCCTCAAGCAGGCCAACGAGGGCGTCATCGGCGACGAGGAGCAGTTCGACCCCGCCGCCTACGGCATGGCTGCCCAGTACGACGACCAGGGCAACTACGTCTACCCCGAGGGCTTCGACTCCGACACCGGCGAGTGGCTCGAGGGCTACGACTCGGCCCGCGAGGAGTGGGAGCGGCAGTACGCCGAGGCCCAGGCCCGCTTCGAGGCGCACCGCAAGCAGATCGCCGAGGCCAAGGCGGCCGACGCGGAGGCCGCTGCCGGTGGCAGCTACTCCAGCGCCGCCGAGCCCGAGGGTGACGTCCCGTCCACGGGCGGTGGCACCCTGGCCTCCGACGAGGCGCTGGCCGCGCTGCGGGCGAAGCTCGCCGGCGGCGAGTGA
- a CDS encoding class I SAM-dependent methyltransferase, whose protein sequence is MDGTSAGPLPAPLPLAADGYPAAGGVTRRPAGQAESARANRGWWDAAAPAYLAEHGRDLGDADFLWCPEGLREADAHLLGDVTGRRVLELGCGSAPCSRWLRRAGAEPVALDVSGGMLARAAELNRETGLPVALLQADAGALPLADDSVDLACSAFGGLPFVADARAVLAEVARVLRPGGRFVASVNHPMRWPMPDSPDPDDLRVVSSYFDRTPYVETDDRGRTVYVEHHRTVGDWVRAVVGAGFTLTDLVEPEWTPGRTETWGQWSPERGALVPGTLVLVCDLPG, encoded by the coding sequence ATGGACGGCACCTCCGCGGGACCCCTCCCCGCCCCTCTCCCCCTGGCCGCCGACGGCTACCCGGCGGCCGGTGGCGTGACCCGGCGCCCGGCCGGCCAGGCCGAGTCCGCGCGGGCCAACCGCGGCTGGTGGGACGCCGCCGCGCCGGCCTACCTGGCCGAGCACGGCCGCGACCTCGGCGACGCGGACTTCCTCTGGTGCCCCGAGGGCCTGCGGGAGGCCGACGCCCACCTGCTCGGCGACGTGACCGGCCGCCGGGTGCTCGAGCTCGGCTGCGGGTCGGCGCCGTGCTCGCGCTGGCTCCGCCGCGCCGGTGCCGAACCGGTCGCCCTCGACGTCTCCGGCGGCATGCTGGCCCGGGCCGCGGAGCTCAACCGGGAGACCGGCCTGCCCGTGGCGCTGCTGCAGGCCGACGCGGGGGCGCTGCCGCTCGCCGACGACAGCGTCGACCTGGCCTGCTCGGCGTTCGGCGGCCTGCCGTTCGTCGCCGACGCCCGCGCGGTGCTCGCCGAGGTGGCCCGCGTGCTGCGCCCCGGTGGCCGGTTCGTCGCCTCGGTGAACCACCCGATGCGCTGGCCGATGCCCGACTCCCCCGACCCCGACGACCTGCGCGTCGTCTCCTCCTACTTCGACCGCACCCCGTACGTGGAGACCGACGACCGCGGCCGCACGGTCTACGTGGAGCACCACCGCACGGTCGGCGACTGGGTGCGCGCGGTCGTCGGCGCGGGGTTCACCCTCACCGACCTGGTCGAGCCCGAGTGGACGCCGGGCCGCACCGAGACCTGGGGCCAGTGGTCGCCGGAGCGCGGCGCCCTGGTGCCCGGCACGCTCGTGCTGGTCTGCGACCTGCCTGGCTGA
- a CDS encoding zinc-dependent alcohol dehydrogenase gives MRAVVCVPGGTELTELPDPRPAPDGVVVEVAACGLCGSDVHAVERGHTTEGQVLGHEFGGTVVEVGRDVEGWRVGQAVAVDPLGSCGRCRECRRRLPFRCAALPNLGLTAPGGYAEYAAVPAAQLVALPDQVPPEWGAHAEPLAVATRAVALAGVGPGDTVLVLGVGTIGLNAVIALRAAGVETVVGAGRSAGRRRAAARAGADIVIDTRAVSLAQHVEETGRPFDAVLECSGSPGTVAESMAVLAPGGTCVEVALSGEAAAVPLGPLVGAGLTLTGSCAFTRADFTAAVAHVTTGDPRVTGLVSERVALADVPDALVRLRQPEDLVRVLAVPGA, from the coding sequence ATGAGGGCCGTCGTCTGCGTGCCGGGGGGCACCGAGCTCACCGAGCTGCCCGACCCGCGACCCGCTCCGGACGGCGTGGTCGTCGAGGTCGCCGCCTGCGGGCTGTGCGGCAGCGACGTGCACGCCGTCGAGCGCGGCCACACCACCGAGGGGCAGGTGCTCGGCCACGAGTTCGGCGGCACCGTCGTCGAGGTGGGCCGGGACGTCGAGGGCTGGCGGGTCGGGCAGGCGGTGGCGGTCGACCCGCTCGGGTCGTGCGGCCGGTGCCGCGAGTGCCGGCGCCGGCTGCCGTTCCGCTGTGCCGCGCTGCCCAACCTGGGGCTCACCGCGCCCGGCGGCTACGCGGAGTACGCCGCGGTGCCGGCCGCGCAGCTGGTCGCCCTCCCCGACCAGGTGCCGCCGGAGTGGGGAGCCCACGCCGAGCCGCTCGCGGTCGCCACCCGGGCGGTCGCGCTGGCCGGGGTCGGGCCCGGTGACACGGTGCTCGTGCTCGGGGTGGGCACCATCGGGCTCAACGCGGTGATCGCGCTCCGGGCCGCCGGCGTCGAGACGGTCGTCGGTGCCGGGCGCTCGGCCGGACGGCGCCGCGCAGCGGCCCGCGCCGGGGCCGACATCGTCATCGACACCCGCGCGGTGTCGCTGGCCCAGCACGTCGAGGAGACGGGCCGGCCGTTCGACGCCGTCCTGGAGTGCTCCGGCTCGCCCGGCACGGTCGCCGAGTCGATGGCGGTGCTCGCGCCGGGCGGCACCTGCGTGGAGGTCGCGCTCTCCGGCGAGGCGGCGGCGGTGCCGCTGGGCCCGCTGGTCGGCGCCGGGCTCACCCTCACCGGCAGCTGCGCGTTCACCCGCGCCGACTTCACCGCGGCCGTCGCGCACGTGACCACCGGCGACCCCCGGGTCACCGGACTGGTCAGCGAACGGGTCGCGCTCGCCGACGTGCCCGACGCGCTGGTCCGGCTGCGGCAGCCGGAGGACCTGGTGCGCGTGCTGGCCGTGCCCGGCGCCTGA
- the polA gene encoding DNA polymerase I, with amino-acid sequence MSAPVSTSAPAPATVPSGARPRLLLLDGHSLAYRAFFALPVENFSTTTGQPTNAVYGFTSMLINVLRDEQPSHLAVAFDVSRKTFRSEIYAEYKANRSESPTDFRGQVSLIQEVLGALHVPVITAENYEADDVIATLTVQAVEQGMDVLICTGDRDALQLVNDHVTVLYPRKGVSDLTRFTPAEVETKYGLTPTQYPDFAALRGDPSDNLPSIPSVGEKTAAKWVREYGSLDALVDQVDTVKGKVGEKLREHLSSVLQNRRLTELDRAVPLEVGPADLGVQSWDRNEVHTLFDNLQFRVLRDRLFATLSAPEPEVDGGFDVAVDEVPAGGLGGWLQANAATGATGVVFRGTWGRGTGELTGVALAAANDHATFVDLGPALDTADEQALAAWLADPATTKVVHDVKGPLLAVWARGWDLAGVASDTALAAYLATPGQRSFDLGDLAVRYLRRELKDAAETDGQLTLDGLGPSEDDVAREAAKADVLKAVAVNDLSDALEQVLGQRGGDHLLGDIELPLTRVLASMEFRGIAADLDSLHELQTEFAAAVADAAQEAYAVIGKEINLGSPKQLQAVLFDELGLPKTKKIKSGYTTDADALTSLLASTGHPFLEHLLRHRDVTRLRTVIDGLIPMVDDGGRIHTTYQQTIAATGRLSSTDPNLQNIPIRSAEGRRIRQAFVVGAGYESLMTADYSQIEMRIMAHLSEDAGLIEAFTSGEDLHSFVASRAFGIPIEQVDPEMRRRIKAMSYGLAYGLSAYGLSGQLNISVEEAREQMHAYFERFGGIRDYLDGVVDDARQTGYTETTLGRRRYLPDLTSDNGQRRQMAERMALNAPIQGSAADVIKVAMLNVERAIQTEGLRSRMLLQVHDELVLEVAAGEHDVLEALVRREMAGAAQLSVPLEVSVGFGASWDAAAH; translated from the coding sequence ATGTCCGCACCGGTCAGCACCTCCGCGCCCGCTCCCGCCACCGTGCCCTCGGGCGCCCGTCCGCGGCTGCTGCTGCTCGACGGCCACTCGCTGGCCTACCGGGCCTTCTTCGCCCTGCCCGTGGAGAACTTCTCCACCACGACCGGGCAGCCGACGAACGCCGTCTACGGCTTCACGTCGATGCTGATCAACGTGCTGCGCGACGAGCAGCCCAGCCACCTCGCGGTGGCGTTCGACGTCAGCCGGAAGACCTTCCGCAGCGAGATCTACGCCGAGTACAAGGCGAACCGCTCGGAGAGCCCCACGGACTTCCGCGGGCAGGTCAGCCTGATCCAGGAGGTGCTCGGCGCGCTGCACGTGCCGGTGATCACCGCGGAGAACTACGAGGCCGACGACGTCATCGCCACGCTCACCGTGCAGGCGGTCGAGCAGGGCATGGACGTGCTGATCTGCACCGGTGACCGCGACGCGCTGCAGCTGGTCAACGACCACGTCACCGTGCTCTACCCGCGCAAGGGCGTCTCCGACCTCACCCGGTTCACCCCGGCGGAGGTCGAGACCAAGTACGGCCTGACCCCGACGCAGTACCCGGACTTCGCGGCGCTGCGCGGCGACCCCAGCGACAACCTGCCGAGCATCCCCAGCGTCGGGGAGAAGACCGCCGCCAAGTGGGTGCGCGAGTACGGCTCGCTCGACGCGCTGGTCGACCAGGTCGACACCGTCAAGGGCAAGGTCGGGGAGAAGCTGCGCGAGCACCTGTCCTCGGTGCTGCAGAACCGCCGGCTCACCGAGCTGGACCGGGCCGTGCCGCTGGAGGTCGGGCCGGCCGACCTCGGCGTCCAGTCCTGGGACCGCAACGAGGTGCACACCCTCTTCGACAACCTGCAGTTCCGGGTGCTCCGCGACCGGCTGTTCGCCACGCTCTCCGCGCCGGAGCCCGAGGTGGACGGCGGCTTCGACGTCGCCGTCGACGAGGTGCCGGCCGGTGGGCTGGGCGGGTGGCTGCAGGCCAACGCCGCCACCGGGGCCACCGGCGTCGTGTTCCGCGGCACCTGGGGGAGGGGCACCGGCGAGCTGACCGGCGTCGCGCTGGCCGCGGCCAACGACCACGCCACCTTCGTCGACCTCGGGCCGGCCCTGGACACCGCCGACGAGCAGGCGCTGGCCGCGTGGCTCGCCGACCCGGCGACCACCAAGGTCGTGCACGACGTCAAGGGCCCGCTGCTGGCGGTCTGGGCCCGCGGCTGGGACCTCGCAGGCGTGGCCAGCGACACCGCGCTCGCCGCCTACCTGGCCACCCCGGGGCAGCGCAGCTTCGACCTCGGCGACCTCGCCGTGCGGTACCTGCGCCGCGAGCTCAAGGACGCCGCGGAGACCGACGGGCAGCTCACCCTCGACGGGCTCGGCCCCAGCGAGGACGACGTCGCCCGCGAGGCCGCCAAGGCCGACGTGCTCAAGGCCGTGGCGGTCAACGACCTGTCCGACGCCCTCGAGCAGGTGCTGGGCCAGCGCGGCGGCGACCACCTGCTCGGCGACATCGAGCTGCCGCTGACCCGGGTGCTGGCCAGCATGGAGTTCCGCGGGATCGCCGCCGACCTGGACTCCCTGCACGAGCTGCAGACCGAGTTCGCCGCCGCGGTCGCCGACGCCGCCCAGGAGGCCTACGCCGTCATCGGCAAGGAGATCAACCTCGGGTCGCCCAAGCAGCTGCAGGCGGTGCTCTTCGACGAGCTCGGGCTGCCCAAGACGAAGAAGATCAAGAGCGGCTACACCACCGACGCCGACGCCCTGACCTCGCTGCTGGCCTCGACCGGGCACCCGTTCCTCGAGCACCTGCTGCGGCACCGCGACGTCACCCGGCTGCGCACGGTCATCGACGGCCTGATCCCGATGGTCGACGACGGCGGGCGCATCCACACCACCTACCAGCAGACGATCGCGGCCACCGGGCGGCTGAGCTCGACCGACCCGAACCTCCAGAACATCCCGATCCGCAGCGCCGAGGGCCGCCGGATCCGGCAGGCGTTCGTCGTCGGCGCCGGCTACGAGTCGTTGATGACCGCCGACTACAGCCAGATCGAGATGCGGATCATGGCCCACCTCTCCGAGGACGCCGGGCTGATCGAGGCCTTCACCTCGGGGGAGGACCTGCACTCCTTCGTCGCCTCCCGCGCGTTCGGCATCCCGATCGAGCAGGTCGACCCGGAGATGCGCCGCCGGATCAAGGCGATGAGCTACGGGCTGGCCTACGGGCTCAGCGCCTACGGGCTGTCGGGGCAGCTGAACATCTCCGTCGAGGAGGCCCGGGAGCAGATGCACGCCTACTTCGAGCGCTTCGGCGGCATCCGTGACTACCTGGACGGCGTGGTCGACGACGCCCGGCAGACCGGCTACACCGAGACGACGCTGGGGCGGCGGCGCTACCTGCCCGACCTGACCAGCGACAACGGGCAGCGGCGGCAGATGGCCGAGCGGATGGCGCTCAACGCACCGATCCAGGGCTCGGCCGCCGACGTCATCAAGGTCGCGATGCTCAACGTGGAGCGGGCGATCCAGACCGAGGGGCTGCGCTCGCGGATGCTGCTGCAGGTGCACGACGAGCTCGTGCTGGAGGTCGCCGCCGGTGAGCACGACGTGCTCGAGGCGCTGGTGCGCCGAGAGATGGCCGGTGCGGCCCAGCTCTCGGTGCCGCTGGAGGTCTCGGTCGGCTTCGGCGCGAGCTGGGACGCCGCCGCGCACTGA